A single region of the Halopiger xanaduensis SH-6 genome encodes:
- a CDS encoding TatD family hydrolase — MLDAETPVLDNHLHLDPDNHRGIDAVRDFARLGGTHLLVVNKPSWHLGVEAEAGEDFRYVFERTIEIVEEASEVLEGRAWPVLGVHPGLISRLVDDRGFEPAEARDLMQAGLDVAAEYVADGEALALKSGRPHYDVSDAVWEASNDVMRHAFEHGGDLDCAVQLHTEASEEMTTVAEWGEDAGMERHQVVKHYAAGRLEGPTPSVMSEKDRLERAAERGEPFLMETDYVDDPDRPGAVLGPKTVPRRVRWLLEEGYDEAVRTAHVETPDLVYGIDTEATLEREA; from the coding sequence ATGCTCGACGCGGAGACGCCGGTACTCGACAACCACCTCCACCTGGATCCGGACAACCACCGCGGCATCGACGCCGTCAGAGACTTCGCGCGGCTGGGCGGGACCCACCTGCTCGTCGTCAACAAACCCTCCTGGCACTTGGGCGTCGAGGCCGAGGCGGGCGAGGACTTCCGCTACGTCTTCGAGCGGACGATCGAAATCGTCGAAGAAGCTTCCGAGGTGCTCGAGGGCCGCGCCTGGCCCGTGCTGGGCGTCCATCCGGGCCTGATCTCGCGGCTCGTCGACGACCGGGGCTTCGAACCCGCGGAGGCGCGGGATCTCATGCAGGCCGGGCTCGACGTCGCCGCGGAGTACGTCGCCGACGGCGAGGCGCTGGCGTTGAAATCCGGCCGGCCCCACTACGACGTCTCCGACGCCGTCTGGGAGGCCTCGAACGACGTCATGCGCCACGCGTTCGAGCACGGCGGCGACCTGGACTGCGCCGTCCAACTGCACACCGAAGCGAGCGAGGAGATGACGACCGTCGCGGAGTGGGGCGAAGACGCCGGGATGGAGCGCCATCAGGTCGTCAAACACTACGCCGCCGGCCGCCTCGAGGGCCCGACCCCGAGCGTGATGAGCGAGAAGGACCGCCTCGAGCGGGCCGCAGAACGCGGCGAGCCGTTCCTGATGGAGACCGACTACGTGGACGATCCCGACCGGCCGGGGGCCGTGCTGGGTCCCAAGACCGTTCCGCGGCGAGTCCGCTGGCTGCTCGAGGAAGGGTACGACGAGGCCGTCCGCACCGCGCACGTCGAGACGCCCGACCTCGTCTACGGCATCGATACGGAAGCGACCCTCGAGCGGGAGGCGTAG
- a CDS encoding heavy metal translocating P-type ATPase produces the protein MTDATVDERQCTLCDLPVEGSDVTDDEGNRFCCVGCRDVSDALGDVDEVDADDVRNAREDDSEDRELPDGHEATYLEVDGMHCATCEAFIESVATETEGVSGASASYVTDTVRIDHDPDSVSQDDLAAAISGLGYSAYDRDDAFSRRQADNWEMARVGVGVLMGMMVMLQYVVIIYPTYFGAWFYDERTMEFFQETLASDLATPFYLMIAALTTIILGVTGKPILQGAYVSAKTRSPNMDLLVAIAAVSAYLYSTLSIAVGGEHIYYDVTVAIIVIVSVGNYYESTIKREATERLSNLTSVQVDSARRVGEDGSHEDVALEELSASDRVLVRAGERIPVDGAVVEGEAAVDEAVVTGESLPVTKDAGDAVVGGSMVADGAVTVEVGEDATSSLDRITELVWDLQSGTHGIQKLADKLATIFVPVVLALAVVVTVARLALGAPIEGALLTGLTVLIVSCPCALGLATPLAVAAGIRDALERSIVVFDDSVFERIRTADTVVFDKTGTLTTGDMTVVEADTDVDADLLGRAAILEGRSAHPVGQAIAAMAGGSSGDGADTGSGTVADGGTVETAGAETSVATDDAGETGDGRLESFESYRNGVAGVVDGEEIVVGHPDLFRDRGWDVPEAVAKQVEAHRETGRVPVAVGRDGTAAGVIVVGDELREEWGETVTAIADSGAEVVVLTGDDAKAADRFREHGAVDRVFAGVPPEGKAETVERLKGTGRTVMIGDGTNDAPALAAADLGIALGGGTAMAADAADVALVDDDLSSVDTVFDLARATDRRVKGNIGWAFCYNAVAIPLAVTGLLNPLFAAVAMGTSSLLVVTNSSRSLLED, from the coding sequence ATGACGGACGCAACGGTCGACGAACGGCAGTGTACGCTCTGCGATCTCCCCGTCGAGGGGAGCGACGTCACCGACGACGAGGGCAACCGCTTCTGCTGCGTCGGCTGTCGCGACGTCTCCGACGCGCTCGGCGACGTCGACGAGGTCGACGCCGACGACGTCCGCAACGCGCGCGAGGACGACTCCGAGGACCGCGAACTCCCCGACGGCCACGAGGCCACCTACCTCGAGGTCGACGGCATGCACTGCGCGACCTGCGAGGCCTTCATCGAGTCGGTCGCCACGGAGACGGAGGGCGTCAGCGGCGCGAGCGCGAGCTACGTCACCGACACGGTCCGGATCGACCACGATCCCGACAGCGTCTCGCAGGACGACCTCGCGGCGGCGATCAGCGGGCTGGGCTACAGCGCCTACGACCGCGACGACGCCTTCAGCCGCCGGCAGGCGGACAACTGGGAGATGGCCCGAGTCGGCGTCGGCGTGCTCATGGGGATGATGGTGATGCTCCAGTACGTCGTCATCATCTACCCCACCTACTTCGGCGCGTGGTTCTACGACGAGCGGACGATGGAGTTCTTCCAGGAGACGCTGGCGAGCGACCTCGCGACGCCCTTTTACCTGATGATCGCCGCGCTGACGACGATCATCCTCGGGGTCACCGGCAAACCGATCCTGCAGGGCGCGTACGTCAGCGCCAAGACCCGGTCGCCGAACATGGACCTGCTCGTCGCGATCGCAGCCGTCAGCGCCTACCTGTACAGCACGCTCTCGATCGCGGTCGGCGGCGAACACATCTACTACGACGTCACCGTCGCGATCATCGTCATCGTCTCCGTGGGCAACTACTACGAGTCGACGATCAAGCGCGAGGCCACCGAGCGGCTCTCGAACCTGACGAGCGTCCAAGTGGACTCGGCGCGGCGCGTCGGCGAGGACGGGAGCCACGAGGACGTCGCGCTCGAGGAGCTCTCGGCGAGCGACCGCGTGCTGGTCCGTGCCGGCGAGCGGATCCCGGTCGACGGCGCGGTCGTCGAGGGCGAGGCCGCGGTCGACGAGGCGGTCGTCACCGGCGAGTCCCTGCCCGTGACCAAGGACGCAGGTGACGCCGTCGTCGGCGGTTCGATGGTCGCCGACGGCGCGGTGACGGTCGAAGTCGGCGAGGACGCGACCAGCAGCCTCGATCGCATCACCGAACTCGTCTGGGACCTCCAGAGCGGGACCCACGGTATCCAGAAGCTCGCGGACAAGCTGGCGACGATCTTCGTCCCGGTCGTCCTCGCGCTCGCGGTCGTCGTCACGGTCGCCCGTCTCGCCCTCGGCGCGCCGATCGAGGGCGCGCTGCTGACCGGCTTGACGGTGCTGATCGTCTCCTGTCCCTGCGCGCTCGGGCTCGCGACGCCGCTGGCCGTCGCCGCCGGCATCCGCGACGCCTTGGAGCGCTCGATCGTCGTCTTCGACGACAGCGTCTTCGAGCGCATCCGCACCGCCGATACCGTCGTCTTCGACAAGACCGGCACGCTGACGACCGGCGATATGACCGTCGTCGAGGCCGACACCGACGTCGACGCCGATCTGCTCGGGCGGGCGGCGATCCTCGAGGGCCGCTCGGCGCATCCGGTTGGGCAAGCGATCGCGGCGATGGCGGGGGGCTCGAGCGGCGACGGCGCTGATACCGGCTCCGGGACCGTGGCGGACGGCGGGACGGTCGAGACGGCTGGTGCCGAGACTAGCGTCGCTACGGACGACGCCGGCGAAACCGGCGACGGCCGCCTCGAGTCCTTCGAGAGCTACCGAAACGGCGTCGCGGGCGTCGTCGACGGCGAGGAGATCGTCGTCGGCCACCCGGACCTGTTCCGCGACCGCGGCTGGGACGTGCCCGAAGCAGTCGCGAAGCAGGTCGAGGCCCACCGCGAAACCGGCCGCGTGCCGGTCGCCGTCGGCCGCGACGGAACTGCGGCGGGCGTCATCGTCGTCGGCGACGAACTCCGCGAGGAGTGGGGCGAGACGGTGACGGCGATCGCCGACAGCGGCGCCGAGGTCGTCGTTCTCACCGGCGACGACGCGAAGGCGGCGGACCGATTCCGCGAGCACGGGGCCGTCGATCGGGTGTTCGCCGGCGTCCCGCCGGAGGGGAAGGCCGAGACCGTCGAGCGGCTCAAGGGAACCGGCCGGACGGTCATGATCGGCGACGGAACCAACGACGCGCCGGCGCTGGCGGCCGCCGATCTGGGCATCGCGCTCGGCGGCGGGACCGCAATGGCCGCCGACGCGGCCGACGTCGCGCTGGTCGACGACGACCTCTCGTCGGTCGACACCGTCTTCGACCTCGCCCGCGCGACCGACCGGCGCGTGAAGGGCAACATCGGCTGGGCGTTCTGTTACAACGCCGTCGCGATCCCGTTGGCCGTGACCGGCCTGCTCAACCCGCTGTTCGCCGCCGTCGCGATGGGGACCAGCAGCCTGCTGGTCGTCACCAACTCCTCGCGCTCGCTGCTCGAGGACTAA
- the hmgB gene encoding hydroxymethylglutaryl-CoA synthase: protein MTAVGIDAIEIWTGNLKLDLPGTFAPQKGEDPEKYTKGLGLNASSFPDSYEDIVTMGANAAHRLMERKGLEPDDIGRIDVATESSFDNSKPVSTYVAGCLEQVYDGDFHHANKGERKFACIAGTQSLDDAYNWIRAGRNRGRSALVIATDTALYARGDAGEATQGAGAVAMLISEDPDLVELSAEQGYGSADETDFLKPNQQFPSVDGKRSVQVYLARMREAVEDYESVAGDVHLDDFAYAPFHTPFPGMVRKAALLAYRHVIRNTSVEEELADEIGRQPRAEAFDTDEAYRDALRDYMDSLKETDRYREWYAEAIDPTLSISREVGNWYTGSVHIARASALKEALEDGRDMTDERLLVGSYGSGAQAEIHAETVQDGWEKEIEALNVDEQLAERYDMDWEDYEEIHDAHNHEMDVDVEEFTTPSEEFVFDGWGRMGERKYRYVE from the coding sequence ATGACTGCAGTCGGTATCGACGCGATCGAGATCTGGACCGGGAACCTCAAACTCGACCTTCCCGGCACCTTCGCCCCGCAGAAGGGCGAGGATCCCGAGAAGTACACCAAGGGACTGGGCCTCAACGCCAGTTCCTTCCCCGACAGCTACGAGGACATCGTCACGATGGGCGCCAACGCCGCTCACCGGCTGATGGAGCGCAAGGGCCTCGAGCCGGACGATATCGGCCGTATCGACGTCGCGACCGAGAGCTCCTTCGACAACTCCAAGCCCGTTTCGACGTACGTCGCAGGCTGTCTCGAGCAGGTCTACGACGGCGACTTCCACCACGCGAACAAGGGCGAGCGGAAGTTCGCCTGCATCGCGGGCACGCAGAGTTTAGACGACGCGTACAACTGGATCCGCGCGGGCCGCAACCGCGGCCGTTCGGCGCTGGTGATCGCGACCGACACGGCCCTCTACGCGCGCGGCGACGCCGGCGAGGCGACCCAGGGTGCCGGCGCCGTCGCGATGTTGATTAGCGAGGACCCAGACCTCGTCGAACTCTCCGCCGAGCAGGGGTACGGGTCGGCCGACGAGACGGACTTCCTCAAGCCCAACCAGCAGTTCCCCTCAGTCGACGGCAAGCGCTCCGTGCAGGTGTACCTCGCCCGGATGCGCGAGGCCGTAGAGGACTACGAGAGCGTCGCCGGCGACGTCCACCTCGACGACTTCGCGTACGCGCCGTTCCACACGCCGTTCCCCGGTATGGTCCGGAAAGCCGCGCTGCTCGCGTACCGTCACGTCATCCGGAACACGTCGGTCGAGGAGGAACTCGCCGACGAGATCGGCCGCCAGCCCCGCGCCGAAGCGTTCGATACCGACGAGGCGTACCGCGACGCCCTGCGGGACTACATGGACTCGCTGAAAGAGACCGACCGCTACCGGGAGTGGTACGCCGAGGCGATCGATCCGACGCTGTCGATCTCCCGCGAGGTCGGCAACTGGTACACCGGCTCGGTCCACATCGCCCGCGCCAGCGCGCTCAAGGAAGCCCTCGAGGACGGCCGCGACATGACCGACGAACGGCTGCTCGTGGGCTCCTACGGTAGCGGTGCACAGGCCGAAATTCACGCCGAGACCGTACAGGACGGCTGGGAGAAAGAGATCGAGGCGCTGAACGTCGACGAGCAACTCGCCGAGCGCTACGACATGGACTGGGAAGACTACGAGGAGATCCACGACGCCCACAACCACGAGATGGACGTCGACGTCGAGGAGTTCACGACGCCCAGCGAGGAGTTCGTCTTCGACGGGTGGGGTCGGATGGGTGAGCGCAAGTACCGGTACGTCGAGTAA
- a CDS encoding sulfite exporter TauE/SafE family protein — MDPFTLLGVDVLLFLVIGLLGGAHCIGMCGPLVTVYASRMDGAATDGGQRHRDRGRESHLTTYEVRQHALFNLGRTASYTLLGALFGALGSVLFVTTDALTPVLETVRGGVGLVIGGFVIATGVYYLLGRTTGGIQLPGLERVVSRLTAHVDRLANGPGIVGLGALHGLLPCPILYPAFLYAFATGSPAGGALALAALGIGTIPAVFAYGTVIDAVDVAHRRRVHRLLGVAFVVLGYVLLAHGLMSLGIHVPHPELPFYDGLETAGAGMEGGHNH, encoded by the coding sequence ATGGACCCGTTCACACTCCTCGGCGTCGACGTCCTGCTGTTTCTCGTCATCGGGCTACTGGGCGGTGCCCACTGTATCGGGATGTGCGGCCCGCTCGTGACGGTCTACGCGAGTCGGATGGACGGCGCCGCGACCGACGGCGGGCAGCGCCACCGCGACCGCGGCCGCGAGAGCCACCTCACGACCTACGAGGTTCGCCAGCACGCGCTGTTCAATCTCGGCCGCACGGCCAGCTACACGCTGCTCGGTGCGCTGTTCGGCGCGCTCGGAAGCGTCCTGTTCGTGACGACCGACGCGTTAACGCCCGTCCTCGAGACCGTCCGCGGCGGCGTCGGGCTCGTGATCGGCGGGTTCGTGATCGCGACCGGCGTCTACTACCTGCTCGGGCGTACGACCGGCGGCATCCAGCTTCCGGGCCTCGAGCGGGTCGTCTCGCGGCTCACCGCGCACGTCGATCGGCTCGCGAACGGACCCGGCATCGTCGGCCTGGGCGCGCTGCACGGCCTGTTGCCGTGTCCGATCCTCTACCCGGCGTTCCTGTACGCGTTCGCGACGGGGTCGCCGGCCGGCGGCGCGCTCGCGCTGGCCGCGCTCGGGATCGGGACGATTCCGGCCGTTTTCGCCTACGGGACCGTGATCGATGCCGTCGACGTCGCCCACCGCCGGCGGGTCCACCGCCTCCTCGGGGTCGCCTTCGTCGTCCTGGGCTACGTCCTGCTGGCCCACGGGCTGATGAGCCTCGGGATCCACGTGCCCCACCCCGAGTTGCCGTTCTACGACGGCCTCGAGACGGCCGGCGCCGGCATGGAAGGGGGACACAACCACTGA
- a CDS encoding DUF7344 domain-containing protein, with protein sequence MDRMEAFRILASADRQLVLHELVEADDPTRIGAISRQVAARRHRTPPQRIDEEKVERARVRLIHSHLPRLREQELIDVDRDENEISLADSDSTTQLFDAANELDSWPPDDLLEHPARRR encoded by the coding sequence ATGGATCGGATGGAGGCGTTTCGTATTCTCGCCAGCGCCGATCGACAGCTGGTGCTCCACGAGCTGGTCGAAGCCGACGATCCGACCCGTATCGGGGCAATTTCGCGGCAGGTAGCTGCGCGCCGGCATCGAACGCCGCCGCAGCGAATCGACGAGGAAAAGGTCGAACGTGCCCGTGTTCGATTGATTCACAGTCACCTGCCACGACTCCGGGAACAGGAACTCATCGACGTCGATCGAGACGAAAACGAGATTTCGCTCGCGGATAGTGACTCGACGACGCAACTGTTCGACGCCGCCAACGAGTTAGACAGTTGGCCGCCGGACGATCTCCTCGAGCATCCGGCGCGGCGTCGATAG
- a CDS encoding AI-2E family transporter, which yields MAASDPDLPSDTTSRAAGSDSWFTDRTGLTVLAVVSALLGLFVVLPYLQYVLLGVVLAYVLMPAQRRLETYVRPITAALVLVAVAILTIILPLSYVLAVALREALNILDAVEGGDLNVGAIESRLESNGYAVDLTEMYQAYQEPIETGLQGLATSGIELVSGVPGLLIGLTVTLFVLFALLRDGGALVAWFHRILPIEDDILDELQAEIDQLMWASVVGNVAVAGIQAVMLGVGLVLLDVPAVVFLTVATFVLALLPLVGAFGVWVPVAVYLIAVGQFVPAAILVAYGSLVSASDTYLRPALIGRTSAFNSAIIVVGIFGGIVVFGGVGLFIGPVVLGGAKITLDVFARERTGGESLETETADRAADPAVDTSDAGVSTGLDPETDSSDAGADDEHGGTGSDDGADTGGTDERDDTGADGRTDGDADDDAADERSDP from the coding sequence ATGGCTGCGTCCGACCCCGACCTGCCCTCCGATACAACGTCGAGGGCGGCCGGATCCGACTCGTGGTTCACCGACCGAACCGGACTGACCGTCCTCGCCGTCGTGAGCGCACTCCTCGGCCTGTTCGTCGTCCTCCCCTACCTCCAGTACGTCCTGCTCGGGGTCGTGCTCGCGTACGTTCTCATGCCCGCCCAGCGGCGACTCGAGACCTACGTCCGGCCGATAACCGCGGCGCTCGTCCTCGTCGCCGTCGCGATCCTCACGATCATCCTACCGCTGTCGTACGTCCTCGCGGTCGCGCTGCGCGAGGCGCTCAACATTCTGGACGCCGTCGAAGGGGGCGACCTCAACGTCGGGGCGATCGAATCCCGCCTCGAGTCCAACGGGTACGCGGTCGACCTCACCGAGATGTACCAGGCCTATCAGGAGCCGATCGAGACGGGGCTACAGGGACTCGCCACGAGCGGGATCGAACTCGTCAGCGGCGTGCCCGGTCTCCTGATCGGACTGACGGTGACGCTGTTCGTCCTCTTCGCCCTGCTGCGCGACGGGGGTGCACTCGTCGCGTGGTTCCACCGTATCCTCCCGATCGAAGACGATATTCTGGACGAACTGCAGGCGGAGATCGACCAGCTCATGTGGGCCTCCGTCGTCGGGAACGTCGCCGTCGCGGGCATTCAGGCGGTGATGCTCGGGGTCGGGCTGGTGCTCCTCGACGTGCCCGCCGTCGTCTTCCTGACGGTCGCAACGTTCGTTCTCGCCCTGCTGCCGCTGGTCGGCGCGTTCGGCGTCTGGGTCCCCGTCGCCGTCTACCTGATCGCGGTCGGGCAGTTCGTCCCCGCCGCAATCCTCGTCGCGTACGGCTCGCTGGTCAGCGCCTCGGACACGTACCTGCGACCGGCGCTCATCGGCCGGACGAGCGCTTTCAACTCCGCGATCATCGTCGTCGGGATCTTCGGCGGCATCGTCGTCTTCGGCGGCGTCGGCCTGTTCATCGGTCCCGTCGTGCTCGGCGGCGCGAAGATCACGCTCGACGTGTTCGCCCGCGAACGGACCGGCGGCGAGTCGCTCGAGACCGAGACGGCGGACCGAGCGGCCGATCCGGCCGTCGACACGTCCGACGCCGGCGTCAGTACGGGACTCGATCCGGAGACCGACTCGAGCGACGCTGGTGCGGACGACGAGCACGGCGGTACCGGTAGCGACGACGGTGCCGATACCGGCGGTACCGACGAACGCGACGATACTGGGGCTGACGGTCGAACCGACGGCGACGCGGACGATGACGCGGCCGACGAGCGTTCGGACCCGTAA
- a CDS encoding DUF2150 family protein, which translates to MSNPPTEFYSEERWQNWIDRIKDEDIDPEDESSARLLLNLQDDTAIAVAKIVSAYDDGELEQEEALSEIEDVREIVLGEVDIEDEEKLILVDGVQTSLVCVFFAAEEYIANGPAEDGSVGDYLGAAADAEAEEDLDAALGYAAQAGTLIIDGEELDMEVAEGLEYGLVTEWINGLDSLQSAMSDPEVVEEDDE; encoded by the coding sequence ATGAGCAATCCCCCGACCGAGTTCTACTCGGAGGAACGCTGGCAGAACTGGATCGATCGCATCAAGGACGAAGACATCGATCCGGAAGACGAGTCGTCGGCTCGGTTGCTGCTGAACCTGCAGGACGACACGGCGATCGCGGTCGCCAAGATCGTCTCCGCCTACGACGACGGGGAACTCGAGCAGGAGGAAGCCTTATCGGAGATCGAGGACGTCCGCGAGATCGTCCTCGGCGAGGTCGACATCGAGGACGAGGAGAAACTGATCCTCGTCGACGGCGTCCAGACCAGTCTCGTCTGCGTCTTCTTCGCGGCCGAGGAGTACATCGCCAACGGGCCGGCCGAGGACGGCAGCGTCGGCGACTACCTCGGGGCTGCGGCCGACGCCGAAGCCGAGGAGGATCTCGACGCCGCGCTCGGCTACGCCGCACAGGCCGGCACGCTCATCATCGACGGCGAGGAGCTCGACATGGAAGTCGCCGAGGGCCTCGAGTACGGGCTGGTAACGGAGTGGATCAACGGCCTCGACAGCCTCCAGAGCGCGATGAGCGATCCGGAGGTCGTCGAGGAGGACGACGAGTAA